A section of the Diabrotica virgifera virgifera chromosome 8, PGI_DIABVI_V3a genome encodes:
- the LOC126890171 gene encoding uncharacterized protein LOC126890171, giving the protein MSKRQYIRRGVQQQEPQPHIFDLYQKPLFDNTIRKEEFRTYTPYIKSFNNSDVVEFIINQSDAFFAIHETLLEIKGSIEKVGDGVVSLAPNAGAFLFDTCTYIQSSHDMEIVRDPGVVSTIRSLLCYTPEDSKFLSTAGWNYPNNPYISGDNFSLLIPIKHIFNIFNDYNKLTYGRQVFRFVRARNDRDCILVKEPNATTTTTVSLTVSSMELKVKHVFPNDDMKIELMTPIKNNVPITIPFRKWELNELPSLTSGSRREIWSVKTTSSVERPRYVIVAFQTSKRDDIHADPTLFDHIRMSSVRLVINGEYWPNERMQLDFAKNDYAIAHYNYTEFFPSYTLSSTKHPILDYAAFKKYALFVFDCSKQDDTSFRSGTVDVKLEIEADEGFPAGTRAYCLIVHDSLLEYFPLTEVIKNII; this is encoded by the coding sequence ATGTCAAAACGTCAATACATTCGACGGGGGGTTCAACAGCAGGAGCCTCAACCTCATATTTTCGATCTTTACCAAAAACCTCTGTTCGATAATACTATTAGAAAAGAAGAATTTCGTACATATACACCATACATCAAATCATTTAATAATAGTGACGTTGTCGAATTTATCATAAATCAATCAGATGCGTTTTTTGCGATACACGAAACGCTGTTGGAAATTAAAGGAAGTATAGAGAAAGTAGGTGATGGCGTGGTTTCTCTTGCACCGAATGCTGGAGCTTTCTTGTTTGATACATGTACGTATATCCAAAGTTCACATGATATGGAAATAGTTAGAGACCCAGGTGTAGTTAGCACTATTCGcagtttgttatgttatactcCTGAAGATTCCAAGTTTCTCAGTACTGCAGGATGGAACTATCCGAATAATCCATATATATCGGGAGACAACTTTAGTCTACTGATTCCGATAAAACATATATTCAACATTTTCAACGACTACAATAAATTAACCTATGGCCGTCAAGTGTTTCGATTTGTTCGAGCACGCAATGATAGAGACTGTATTCTAGTGAAAGAACCTAATGCTACAACAACAACAACAGTATCTTTAACTGTTTCCAGCATGGAACTCAAGGTCAAGCATGTCTTTCCCAATGATGATATGAAAATTGAATTAATGACTCCGATTAAGAATAATGTGCCGATAACTATACCTTTCCGTAAATGGGAGCTCAATGAACTACCTTCACTTACGTCAGGATCTCGACGCGAGATATGGAGTGTAAAGACAACTTCATCTGTTGAACGCCCACGCTATGTCATTGTGGCTTTTCAAACTTCTAAACGAGATGACATACACGCTGATCCAACGTTATTTGATCACATTAGAATGTCCAGCGTGCGATTGGTTATTAATGGAGAATACTGGCCTAACGAGAGAATGCAATTGGATTTTGCAAAAAATGACTATGCTATAGCTCACTATAACTATACGGAATTCTTTCCTAGTTATACTCTTTCCTCAACAAAACATCCCATCTTAGATTATGCTGCTTTCAAGAAATATGCCTTATTTGTTTTTGACTGTTCCAAGCAGGATGATACGTCATTCAGATCAGGAACCGTTGATGTTAAACTGGAAATCGAAGCAGATGAAGGTTTTCCGGCAGGCACTCGAGCCTACTGTTTAATTGTTCACGACAGCCTACTCGAATACTTTCCTCTAACAGAagttatcaaaaatattatttaa